A part of Augochlora pura isolate Apur16 chromosome 1, APUR_v2.2.1, whole genome shotgun sequence genomic DNA contains:
- the LOC144471972 gene encoding uncharacterized protein LOC144471972 → MNSVLEERRNHVQGENAPTQDAKEEMNYIDGRLKLNNDESKSLVADLFPWILEFRRMCRCIHTENNMASLTELMQFYARNVSISVNECYTRPLRAAKLKDSISETLLLFVYIYREVSEDCNRSIYLNNMSDLLALYIDMELKASKKSKEEHEKISARLTSCLYVYLEHSTQHLLDTLIKIQFMCRNYQHILDPIIMKIMKNIPAHPESSTMYLRYFLVYRLWRKINDDVTVRNRITAAAIASLGPVPSTFSPCTLEDVLPKVPKSQLNSTKTLLHHKFDIKKHCELFVQHCKENEGSVCQKKDKLATPIDSSNRINSQTPEDNACKNTEYIESNVNSIISDKNKHNESISLLKTFKSIKLEEQSSFKCLGTFSNNISTKLAIPKTIKPNKHRSRRNCKKSNEIVIIDLTSDIVFEKCIKRRKSRKLPWLEEAKKRIDLKIATKSSQKTKNQKKKKEQTTTDCTYSSSYSRKISHQLEDTQLIQAEEDISSRSNLSACWMLKTKNTESKMEVDNEFVNHTENVKNSKEVSLNQNFLSTEPASNSINNDNFSNNCISERKNDRSNKQTVIKRLVETDVFSEPDTRERAESFKTVCDLGTECPNVNNTTICTQYDPKDNAINSNCFNLNLSNDRVTERVISSITIADSVLENKTLNKETCASNYSDNMINSKEHNEELVISEETDKHNTICTELTQDVGKIFVVTDALQYKENQELLPTPIQSSGVRDKFELGVEVKSPKCTNEMGNRGKDEFSELTELEICDYDETRCIRENKGNVINIRESIFGSYSTDKKDISNKVNITYPNENFSKSIESVTNDKCNLNLDKTDVSCESQLSLDLTHAKESDMLHKGLEDKQESSNVQSEYVVQDSDLQDNIDGLSLLASVSQHIPHLKPESEVKCDQIKVKDYASLRYTCCSQTTDDEADNDSSNIVSQLLENPSAEIINRIVGIYPEDSLNKVAFHVEVTSNDSETENANKGLYNSLTSTESNVQATKEDTNVILNGETVVLLQKSPNSNLYIINKAVENSKDHNDEEMNRLKEKSWVTPTEEGGSFETATSVDHMSYNLELTSCNKVLQYQESKCSVGRGIKMELKESTFSDSKLYTKKIPADLISVSSSMFQDIASTPIDKLKSSKSSLPFRQSIKQELNNISHHCAISGCNSVHSHTHEVDGPQLHIPVTLPTTLPTIYGNCAGSADLCMSYHKHCNSVSCGLQINANSSLHSHTKSGSPCGRSRCSCLNCTYDIVARYRQCIHPTTDTHVSCIESSPYFLPTHPPVSNPAVQEHDRAKSEAVMNKLYDDQLFCKLEKSLSQSNQLEKLEVPRDPEKVFKKDADNMLPLKKRLKAHAMAYTEVPIKAEKVDNYPAIPMMSIAALEALDNTQKRSVQIIKSEYELSPGEKEPHDGYCNSNLVRRDYYKDIHVSSTHQSLAKESMRKLGRQFRSTNDQSNAVYQDSCLQRSFKTPAQRKEINMLSSMPLKRLNSESIGREEETFKKVKKTQSPLRQTRSSKRNVPKVNYSYTDVDPEWNPSGESKRKRKKTSR, encoded by the exons ATGAATAGTGTTCTTGAGGAACGGAGAAATCACGTGCAGGGTGAAAATGCTCCGACGCAAG ATGCTAAAGaggaaatgaattatattgaCGGGAGGCTCAAATTAAACAATGACGAATCAAAGTCATTGGTTGCTGATTTATTTCCTTGGATATTAGAATTTAGAAGGATGTGCAGATGTATACATACAGAGAATAATATGGCATCATTAACAGAACTTATGCAATTTTATGCAAG aaatgtaaGTATTAGTGTAAATGAATGTTATACAAGGCCTTTAAGAGCTGCAAAATTGAAGGATTCTATTAGTGAGACATTACTGTtatttgtgtatatatatCGCGAGGTTTCTGAG gATTGTAAtagatctatttatttaaataatatgtcaGATTTGTTAGCATTGTACATAGATATGGAACTAAAAGCGTCAAAAAAAAGTAAAGAGGAGCATGAAAAAATATCCGCAAGGCTCACTTCTTGTCTTTATGTTTATTTAG AACATTCTACACAACACTTATTAGacacattaataaaaatacagtttatGTGTCGTAATTACCAGCATATTTTAGATCCAATAATAAT gaaaattatgaaaaatattcctgcACACCCTGAATCAAGCACTATGTATCTTCGTTACTTTCTTGTCTATCGATTATGGAGGAAAATAAATGACGATGTAACTGTGAGAAATCGGATAACTGCTGCTGCGATTGCATCTCTGGGGCCAGTACCATCAACATTCTCACCGTGTACATTAGAAGATGTATTGCCAAAAGTGCCAAAGAGTCAACTAAATTCTACAAAAACTCTGTTACACCATAAATTCGacattaaaaaacattgtgAACTCTTTGTACAACATTGCAAAGAGAATGAAGGAAGTGTATGCCAAAAGAAAGACAAACTTGCGACTCCCATTGATTCGTCCAATAGAATTAATTCACAAacg CCAGAAGATAATGCTTGTAAAAATACAGAGTATATAGAAAGTAAcgtaaattcaattatatcagATAAAAATAAGCATAATGAGTCTATTTCTTTGCTAAAAActtttaaatctataaaattggAAGAACAAAGTAGTTTTAAATGTTTAGGAactttttcgaataatatttctacaaaGCTTGCTATCCCTAAAACGATTAAACCGAATAAACATCGTTCGCGAaggaattgtaaaaaatccaatgaaattgtaattatcgATTTGACTAGTGATATAGTATTTGAGAAATGcataaagagaagaaaatctagaaaattaCCGTGGTTGGAAGAAGCCAAGAAAAGGATTGACTTGAAGATAGCAACAAAATCATCTCAGAAAACAAAAAAccagaaaaagaagaaggagcAGACGACTACCGACTGTACATATTCATCAAGCTATTCAAGAAAAATCAGTCATCAGTTGGAAGATACACAATTAATACAGGCAGAAGAAGACATCAGTTCAAGATCTAATCTTAGTGCGTGTTGGATgctaaaaactaaaaataccGAGAGTAAAATGGAAGTCGATAACGAATTTGTAAATCATACAGAAAATGTGAAGAATTCGAAGGAAGTAAGCTTAAACCAAAATTTTCTCTCAACGGAACCAGCGTCAAATTCCattaataatgacaatttttcgaataattgcaTAAGTGAGAGGAAAAATGATAGGAGTAACAAACAAACTGTGATCAAGCGACTGGTAGAAACAGATGTTTTCTCAGAGCCTGATACACGCGAAAGAGCTGAAAGTTTCAAAACAGTCTGTGATTTAGGAACAGAATGCccaaatgtaaataatactaCAATATGTACTCAGTATGATCCCAAAGATAACGctattaattctaattgttTTAATCTTAATCTAAGTAACGATAGAGTAACTGAAAGGGTAATATCGTCAATAACAATAGCGGATTCTGTCTTGGAGAataaaacgttaaataaagaaacttgTGCATCTAACTATTCTGATAATATGattaattctaaagaacaTAATGAAGAATTGGTTATATCTGAAGAAACTGATAAACACAATACAATTTGTACTGAACTGACACAAGATGTTGGTAAGATCTTTGTCGTTACAGATGCTTtacaatataaagaaaatcaaGAATTGTTACCAACACCCATACAAAGTTCTGGTGTACGAGATAAATTTGAATTGGGAGTTGAAGTAAAGTCACCAAAATGTACAAATGAGATGGGCAATAGAGGAAAGgatgaattttctgaattaacAGAATTAGAAATTTGTGATTATGATGAAACGAGATgtataagagaaaataagGGAAATGTCATTAATATCAGAGAATCTATTTTCGGATCTTATTCTACGGATAAGAaagatatttctaataaagtTAACATAACGTACCCGAATGAAAACTTTAGCAAGTCCATAGAGAGTGTAACAAATGACAAGTGCAATCTTAATCTTGACAAGACAGACGTGTCTTGTGAATCCCAGTTATCATTGGACTTAACACATGCAAAGGAGTCTGACATGCTACATAAAGGATTAGAAGATAAACAAGAAAGCAGTAATGTCCAAAGTGAATATGTTGTTCAAGACTCTGACCTGCAAGACAATATTGATGGTCTCTCGTTATTGGCTAGTGTTTCACAACATATACCGCATTTGAAACCAGAGTCTGAAGTGAAGTGTGACCAAATCAAAGTGAAGGATTATGCTTCCTTGAGGTACACTTGTTGTAGTCAGACCACTGACGATGAAGCTGATAATGATTCatcaaatattgtttctcAATTACTTGAAAATCCATCTGCAGAAATCATTAACAGAATTGTGGGTATTTATCCCGAAGATTCATTAAATAAGGTAGCTTTTCATGTTGAAGTAACTTCAAATGACTCTGAAActgaaaatgcaaataaagGATTGTATAATAGTTTAACATCTACAGAAAGCAACGTCCAAGCTACAAAGGAGGACACTAATGTTATATTGAATGGAGAAACTGTAGTGCTGTTGCAGAAATCTCCAAACAGCAATTTGTACATAATAAACAAAGCTGTAGAGAATTCGAAAGATCATAACGATGAGGAAATGAACAGACTGAAGGAGAAGAGTTGGGTGACACCTACAGAAGAAGGCGGTTCATTTGAGACAGCTACTTCTGTGGATCATATGTcgtataatttagaattaaccTCATGTAATAAAGTATTACAATACCAGGAGAGCAAGTGTTCAGTGGGACGAGGAATCAAAATGGAACTAAAAGAAAGCACTTTCTCAGACAGCAAATTATACACTAAGAAAATACCTGCAGATCTGATTTCTGTTAGTTCATCAATGTTTCAAGACATAGCAAGCACACcaatagataaattaaaatcttcaaaatcAAGTCTGCCATTTAGACAAAGTATTAAACAGGAGTTGAACAACATCTCTCATCATTGTGCTATTTCAGGGTGTAACAGTGTTCATTCGCATACTCACGAAGTGGATGGTCCTCAGTTACATATCCCTGTAACTCTTCCAACTACTTTACCAACTATCTATGGCAATTGTGCTGGTAGTGCTGACTTGTGTATGTCGTACCATAAACATTGCAACTCAGTGTCATGTGGTCTGCAGATCAACGCCAATAGTTCTCTTCATTCGCACACGAAGTCGGGCAGTCCATGTGGACGATCGAGATGCTCGTGTCTGAACTGTACTTACGATATTGTTGCACGTTATAGACAATGCATCCATCCTACTACAGACACACACGTATCTTGCATTGAAAGTAGCCCTTATTTTTTGCCGACCCACCCGCCGGTTTCAAACCCCGCCGTCCAGGAACACGACAGAGCGAAAAGCGAAGCAGTTATGAATAAATTGTACGATGATCAATTGTTCTGTAAACTAGAGAAGAGCCTTTCACAGAGTAACCAGTTGGAAAAATTGGAGGTACCGCGTGATCCAGAAAAAGTGTTCAAGAAGGATGCTGATAATATGTTACCTTTGAAGAAAAGATTGAAAGCGCACGCCATGGCGTATACGGAGGTGCCTATCAAAGCGGAGAAGGTGGATAATTATCCAGCTATACCGATGATGTCGATTGCTGCTTTGGAAGCACTGGATAACACACAAAAACGATCTGTTCAAATCATTAAATCCGAGTATGAATTATCGCCTGGAGAGAAAGAACCTCACGATGGATATTGCAATTCGAATCTAGTGCGGAGGGACTACTACAAGGACATACATGTGTCTAGTACGCATCAAAGTCTTGCAAAGGAAAGCATGAGAAAGCTGGGTCGTCAATTCCGATCAACCAATGATCAGTCTAATGCAGTGTATCAAGATTCTTGCCTTCAGAGATCATTCAAAACACCGGCACAgcggaaagaaattaatatgcTGAGTAGTATGCCATTGAAAAGATTAAATTCAGAGTCGATAGGACGGGAagaagaaacatttaaaaaagttaagaaaACACAGTCGCCACTACGGCAAACAAGAAGCTCAAAAAGAAACGTTCCtaaagtaaattattcttacACCGATGTTGATCCAGAATGGAATCCGTCCGGTGAATCGAAACGCAAGCGTAAGAAGACTAGTCGATGA